A part of Rhinatrema bivittatum chromosome 16, aRhiBiv1.1, whole genome shotgun sequence genomic DNA contains:
- the LOC115077630 gene encoding olfactory receptor 5B12-like — translation MDPMDVENMTMVREFIILGLSDNPKLQVPLFLVFLLIYLITLLGNLVIITVTCADPRLHTPMYSFLSNLSLTDICCTCTITPKLLRIFITGDKTISYVGCMVQFYFFMGFACFEIFLLTAMAYNRYAAVCDPLHYSLIMNQRVCVLLVAASWITSFFNSMTFTAFIIRLSFCDSNVIDHYFCELIPLLKLSCTDTAGPENIIIIDATLIALPAFLVTLISYIYIISAILRIRSAEGKRKAFSTCSSHLTVVSVYYLPAFCIYLRPNSTYSQEQGKILSVLYTTVTPMLNPVIYSLRNQEVKNAWRKVLGKQF, via the coding sequence ATGGACCCAATGGATGTGGAAAATATGACAATGGTGAGAGAATTCATTATTCTGGGACTTTCGGATAATCCCAAGCTGCAGGTTCCTCTCTTCCTGGTCTTCCTGCTCATCTACCTGATCACCCTGCTGGGGAACCTTGTGATTATCACAGTGACCTGTGCTGACCCCCGCCTGCACACTCCTATGTACTCCTTCCTCAGTAACCTCTCTCTCACGGACATCTGCTGCACATGCACCATCACCCCAAAACTGCTGAGGATCTTTATCACAGGGGATAAGACCATTTCCTATGTTGGGTGCATGGTACAGTTCTATTTCTTCATGGGCTTTGCCTGCTTTGAGATCTTCCTCCTTACTGCCATGGCTTACAACCGCTATGCTGCAGTCTGTGACCCTTTGCACTATTCACTCATCATGAATCAGAGAGTCTGTGTCCTATTGGTTGCAGCTTCCTGGATCACCAGCTTTTTTAATTCTATGACTTTCACAGCTTTTATAATTCGTCTTTCATTCTGTGACTCTAATGTGATTGACCATTACTTTTGTGAGCTCATACCACTGTTAAAGCTTTCCTGCACTGATACAGCTGGCCCTGAAAACATAATCATTATTGATGCCACATTGATAGCATTGCCTGCCTTCCTTGTGACTCTCATATCTTACATCTACATCATCTCAGCCATCCTGAGGATCCGCTCTGCAGAGGGGAAGCGtaaagccttctccacctgctcctctcacCTCACTGTTGTCTCTGTGTATTATTTGCCAGCATTTTGCATTTATCTGAGACCCAACTCAACATACTCCCAAGAGCAGGGTAAAATCCTGTCCGTGCTGTACACGACTGTCACCCCCATGCTGAACCCCGTCATATACAGTCTGAGGAATCAGGAGGTAAAAAATGCATGGAGGAAAGTCTTAGGGAAACAGTTCTAA